In one window of Episyrphus balteatus chromosome 3, idEpiBalt1.1, whole genome shotgun sequence DNA:
- the LOC129915243 gene encoding inactive lysozyme 1A yields the protein MLKFALGLVVLSIISFEITHGKVFTKCELARELFKQGIPKSELPDWVCMASGESSFNTKATNRNKNKTGDWGIFQINDRYWCKPSENRPSHNICGVSCNDLLQDNIAKSVACARIVKKQQGWEAWNAWKSKCRSNKPSVSECF from the coding sequence ATGTTAAAGTTTGCCTTAGGACTTGTAGTTCTATCAATAATTTCTTTCGAAATAACTCACGGtaaagtttttacaaaatgtgAACTTGCTCGTGAATTGTTTAAGCAAGGAATACCCAAGTCTGAACTTCCCGATTGGGTTTGTATGGCATCAGGAGAAAGCAGTTTTAATACCAAAGCCACTAATCGCAATAAAAACAAGACTGGAGATTGGGGTATTTTCCAAATCAACGATCGCTATTGGTGTAAACCATCTGAAAATCGACCATCGCACAATATTTGTGGTGTTTCTTGCAATGATTTGTTGCAAGACAATATTGCCAAGTCTGTTGCATGTGCCCGTATAGTTAAAAAACAACAAGGCTGGGAAGCATGGAATGCATGGAAAAGCAAGTGTCGATCTAATAAACCTTCAGTCAGTGAgtgtttttaa